The Halobacterium noricense genome has a window encoding:
- a CDS encoding DUF1931 domain-containing protein — MSDLIVKAAVKDEIEDYNVAADFYDALNEEVAELLADAAERAEANDRKTVQPRDL, encoded by the coding sequence ATGTCTGACCTAATCGTCAAAGCAGCCGTGAAGGACGAAATCGAGGACTACAACGTCGCGGCCGACTTCTACGATGCCCTCAACGAGGAGGTCGCCGAACTGCTTGCCGACGCTGCCGAACGCGCCGAGGCCAACGACCGCAAGACGGTCCAGCCCCGCGACCTCTAG
- a CDS encoding PadR family transcriptional regulator: MHDFTGFQRDLLYVIADFEEPHGLAIKDELEDYYGNEINHGRLYPNLDELVDKALVEKGELDRRTNSYTLTERGRRELAARREWEKQYVDVGE; the protein is encoded by the coding sequence ATGCACGACTTCACGGGATTCCAACGCGACCTGTTGTATGTGATTGCTGACTTCGAGGAACCGCACGGCCTTGCCATCAAAGACGAACTCGAGGACTACTACGGGAACGAAATCAACCACGGGCGGCTGTACCCGAACCTCGATGAACTCGTGGACAAAGCCCTCGTGGAGAAAGGCGAACTCGACAGGCGAACAAACTCGTATACGCTCACGGAACGTGGCCGCCGCGAGCTCGCTGCGCGCCGCGAATGGGAGAAACAGTACGTCGACGTCGGCGAGTAG